GAGACGATGTTGGACATCGCGTTGAGATAGGCGCCGCGGTGGTGATACACCACGCCCTTGGGATTGCCGGTGGTGCCGGAGGTGTAGTTGAGCGAGATCGCCTCCCACTCGTCGGCGGGTTGCTCGAAGACGAAATCCTCGCTGCCGGAGTCGAGCAGCGTCTCGTATTCCAGGGTGCCGATGCGCTCGCCGGGGCCGGTGTATTCCGGATCGTCCACGTCGATCACGATCATGTCCGGGCGCTGGGCAAGCTCGACGGCCTTCTTCATCACGCGCGCATACTCGCGGTCGGTGATGAGCACCCTGGCCTCGGCATGGTTCAGGATGAAGGCGACCGCCTCCGCATCCAGCCGGGTGTTGATGGTGTTGAGCACCGCGCCGCAGGCCGGCACGCCGAAATGGCACTCGAACATCTCCGGGGTGTTGTTGAGTACCACCGCGACGGTGTCACCCTTGCCGACGCCCAGTTGCTTCAGCGCGGAGGCGAGGCGCCGGCAGCGCCCGTAGCTCTCCAGCCAGGTCTGGCGGCGCTTGCCATGGACGACGGCGAGACGGTCCGGATACACGTATGCACTGCGCTGGATGAAGGTCAGCGGCGTCAGCGGCACGTAGTTGGCGGGGTTCTTGTCCAGCCCTTGCTCGTAGGGCGACTGCTTGCTCTCGGTCATGCTTGCTCCCTCTTTCTTGTATGAAACGGACTGCCGCCGCCGTCACCCATGTTTTATGCCGGGAGGCAGCTCCCGGCTCTATTCAATCCTTGCGCCGTCCGCCGGTCAAGCGCACCGAGCCAGCCGGCGAGGTCGGCGGTCAGGCCGCGCACCGCCGCCCGTGCGGCCGCGACTCCGCCTTCCGCATCCGGCGTGCCGGCCGCATCGTCGCGGCTGAACTCATGCGCCGCCAGCGGCAACACGCCCCGCGGCGGCAACAGTTGGGCGCGCACGACGAGCCGGACGTGATTCCGCTGCTCGGTCTCGAACACCTGGATGAACTCGTCGAGTTCCAGCCTCAGGCGGCAGCGGGAGGCGGCACCGTTGCCGCCGTCGTCGCCGGCGCGCAGCGCCCGCCCGAGCGACTGCGCCAGCATGTCCGCCGGCGGCGCCACCCAGCGGCTCTCGACATAGTTGCGGCGGCGATCGGGCTGTTTCCACGCCAGCCGATACTGCATCGCACTGCTGCCGAGCCAGCTCGGCGCCACCACGTCGACCCGCACCGGCGCCAGCGCGGCCGGCACCGCGACGGCATCGGCCAGCCCGAGATCGTAGAAGGCGACCTGCGGCGATTGCAGGCCGACCGCGGAGCAGCCGGCCAGCGCGGCTGCGAGGAAGGCCGCGGCGGCAATGCTCCGGAAGCGATTCGACATGCGGACGCAAGAGCCCGCGCGGCCTTCGCCAGTCTTCTCCATCATTGCCCTCCACGCACATAGCCTTCTTCGCCCGGCCCGGGCTCGCCCGCCTCGCGCCCGGCCAGCAACACCTGCGGCGCCGCCTCGATTTCCTCGAGGACGCGCCCCAAGCGCCGGGATGTCGCCGTCAGTTCGCGCAGCAAGTCGTCCACCTGTGGCAGGGTG
This DNA window, taken from Thauera sp. K11, encodes the following:
- a CDS encoding ABC-type transport auxiliary lipoprotein family protein, yielding MSNRFRSIAAAAFLAAALAGCSAVGLQSPQVAFYDLGLADAVAVPAALAPVRVDVVAPSWLGSSAMQYRLAWKQPDRRRNYVESRWVAPPADMLAQSLGRALRAGDDGGNGAASRCRLRLELDEFIQVFETEQRNHVRLVVRAQLLPPRGVLPLAAHEFSRDDAAGTPDAEGGVAAARAAVRGLTADLAGWLGALDRRTAQGLNRAGSCLPA